Genomic segment of Candidatus Omnitrophota bacterium:
AGACAGGGTCGTTGATTTTATTTTAAAAGGCATGCTATCCGGGAAGATATCCCACGCGTATTTATTTTTGGGCCCGAGCGGCATAGGCCGGCATAAAACCGCCGTGGAATTTGCCAAGCTTTTAAATTGCGGCCAGAAGGCCGATGACAACTGCGGCATATGCCAGTCTTGTATTATGATTGAAAAGAGGTCTCATCCCGATGTTTTTTTTATCCAAAAGGAGCAGGGTAAGAAGTCTGTATCCATAGAAACCATAAGAGGCCTGCAGATAAGATTTTCACTTAAGCCTCTGCAGGGCAGGTATAATATTGCTGTTATTGACGGAGAGGATATGACCGATGAGGCGTCTAATTCTCTTTTGAAGATGCTGGAAGAGCCTCCGTCTAATACGGTCTTTATCATTATAGCTTCCTCCCAAAAGTCATTACTGCATACAATAGTGTCGCGTTGCCAGATAATACGGTTTAAGCCTTTATCAAAAGCTGATGTGGCTAATATCCTGGCGGCAAATTTTAACACTGATGAGAAAGAGGCAATCCTGCTTTCATCTTTATCCGGATCAGATGTAAAAAGAGCGCTTTTGCTTAAGGAAGCAGGAGCTGTATTATGGAAGAACTCTGTTATAGACAATTTTTTTGGTCAATCCGGGATTGAGATAGATGAGGATATATTTTCCGCGA
This window contains:
- a CDS encoding DNA polymerase III subunit; protein product: MSLKDIKGQDRVVDFILKGMLSGKISHAYLFLGPSGIGRHKTAVEFAKLLNCGQKADDNCGICQSCIMIEKRSHPDVFFIQKEQGKKSVSIETIRGLQIRFSLKPLQGRYNIAVIDGEDMTDEASNSLLKMLEEPPSNTVFIIIASSQKSLLHTIVSRCQIIRFKPLSKADVANILAANFNTDEKEAILLSSLSGSDVKRALLLKEAGAVLWKNSVIDNFFGQSGIEIDEDIFSANRAFTNEYVCDILAFFCRDVLVRRYVKDDSILINADKLADIEARSNNPRGLNAQAGMDYINEAKNAFRFNANAKLTFNLLKEKLTQ